The window CCTATTTCATGGGTTTCCAAACCAACGCCGAAGCCCGAGGCACCGGTGGCCTGCTCGGGGGGTTTGGGATCCTGCGGTTCGACAACGGCAGGCCCAGTGTGGACAGTTTGGGACCGAACACCGAACTCAACAAGGCATTCACACCGATGTCTCTTGGCCCAGAATTCGACGAAGAGTTTGGGTTCACCGAACCGACGACTGATTTCCGTAACAGCAATCAGAGTTCCCACTTCCCGTATGCGGCACAGATTTGGAAGTCGATGTGGGAACAACAGACGGGAATGAATGTCGACGGTGCTATCGCCCTCGACCCTATCGCTCTGAGCTACATCCTCGGCGCTACCGGGCCCGTGACGATGCCGGACGGCGAGACGGTGACCAAGGACAATGTCGTCGAGCTGACCGAGTCGACCGTCTACACCCGATTCCCCACCGACCAATCCGCGCGGAAAGAGTATCTGCAGGGTATAGCCACTGAAGTGGTCAAGAAGGTCACCGGGCCGGTGGAGTCGCCGCGCAAGTTGTTCGACGCATTGGGTCGAGCGGTCAGCGAGCGCCGAATCTCGGTCTGGAGTTCGTCGCCCGCCGACCAGGAACTTCTGGAGGAAACTCCGCTGGCCCACGTGATTCCCGACGATCCGGCCCCATACGCTGAAGTCGTCATCAACAATCTCGGCGGCAACAAGATGGACTACTACTTGGACCGGCAGATCGAGTATGTCGCCGACGGTTGTGACGGCGATAGACGAATGTCGACCGTCACCGTTCGGTTGACCAACACACTCTCGGATCCGTCGCCGCTGCCGGAATATGTTGCAGGGAAATTGGGGTTCTTTCCTGGTCTCTCGGAGAATGTCCCAAGGGGCGCCATGCTCACATCCGTCCGTCTTCTCGCTACCAAGGACGCGCAAATAATCAGTGCCGTCGTCAATGGTAAAAAGATCCATGTTTTTGGAGCGACGGAGCGCAGCCATCCGAGCTTTGAAGCTCAAGTGGCTATATCGCCCGGAAAGACTGCTGAAGTGACTTTCCGGCTCTCCGAGCCCACGGCTCCGGGCAAAGCGCGGGTTCCAGTTCAGCCGTTGGCGGATGAACTCACTCCCAAAGTCTCGGTGCCAGTGTGCTCGAGGTGAAATCGAGCGACCTCACTGGCTGGCTACGAAGCAGAAGCGATGCATCGGATCGATTGCTGCTTCGCCGCCAGCCCAGCGCCCGTGGACGAGAACGCGCCGCGCGGCGAATGAACGTAGTCCCGGGCGCCGATGCCACCCTGGTCACGTCAGCCGTGCCAGCTCTTTGTGCCCCCGTAGCGTCAACGTCTCGGCGCTGGGAGTGAGAGGATGCGTGTTGGGCGGAAGCAGCCACACCCGGGGGCTGTATTGACGGGCTGGGGGGCGTGTAGCAGCTCCGGCGTTCGGCGACAGTCGACGATGATGTGTCAGGCCGTTGGTCGGTCGGCGAGGGAGGGGTAGAGGTGAATCTTCAGGACTTTACAAAGCTGCTGCGAGCGAGATGGATCACCATCGCCGTAACGGCATTGGTGGCGGTTTTGGCGGCGATTGCGTACTCACTTCTCACAACTCCGCTGTATGAGGCCTCCACGAGGCTGTACGTCTCCACGTCAGCCGGCTCGTCCGCGGTAGAGCTCTACCAGGGTAATCGGCTGTCTCAGGAACGCGTCGCTTCCTTCACCCAGCTGCTCACCGGTCAGACTTTGGCCCAACGAACTATCGATAAGCTGGGGGTCAGCATGGATGCGGCCACGCTGCAGAAGCGGGTCAAGGCGACGGCGAAACTCGATACCGTTCTGATCGATGTATCGGTCTTGGACGAGTCACCCGTCCGCGCCCGCGACATCGCCAACGCGTTGTCCGATGAGTTTGTGGTTATGGTGGGTGAACTCGAGACACCCAAGCCTGGGGCGGCGCCCGACGCCCGGGTGGTCGTGGAACAACGCGCCTCGGTTCCGAGCAAACCGGTGGTTCCAAAGACGGCTCGAAATATCGCGATAGGCCTAGCTCTGGGTATGTCGCTGGGCGTCGGTCTCGCCGTAATTCGCGAGGTCCTCGACAACACCGTCAAGAGCCGGGAGACACTCGAAGAGATCACTGGCGTCGGCATCGTCGGCACAGTACCAATCGACAAAGTGCGGCGAAACCAGCCGGCTATCTCGTTCGATAACGACACCTCGGCAATCGCCGAAGCATTCCGCAAACTTCGGACCAACCTGCAATTCTTATCGGTAGACAATCCGCCCCGGGTAATCGTCGTCACCAGCTCGGTGCCGAATGAAGGCAAATCCACCACTGCGATAAACATCGCGCTCGCGCTGGCCGAAGCCGAGCACGACGTTGTACTCGTCGACGGGGATATGCGACGCCCCTCCCTGGACAAATATCTCAATCTTGTGGGGCAAGCCGGATTCAGCACGGTACTCAGCGGCGCGGCATCTCTCTCCGAGGTGCTGCAAGAAACGAACTTTCCCAGATTGACCGTGCTTACCTCGGGCGCGACACCGCCGAATCCCAGTGAACTCCTAGGGTCGATGGCCGCCAAGAACGTGTTGAGCGAATTACGCGAAAAGTATGACTATGTCATCGTCGACTCGGCGCCCCTGCTCGCGGTGACCGACAGCGCCCTTCTCGCCGCGAACGCCGACGGCGCGCTCATCATGACACGCTTCGGTCAAACCAAGCGGGAACAGGTTGAGCACGCGGTACGTAATTTGGCAGGCGTCGGCGCGTCTCTGCTCGGTGCCGTGGTCACGATGATGCCAACACGTGGCGGTGGTGCCTATAGCTATAACTACAGCTATAGCTATAGGCACTACGGGGAGAGTAAGAAATCGGAACGTGAATCGACTCCCGACACACCGGAAAAGACTGAGACTCCTTAGGAATCCCATGACCCACAAACTTCCCGGAAGAGCCATGACCCACAAACTTCCCGGAAGAGCC is drawn from Candidatus Mycolicibacterium alkanivorans and contains these coding sequences:
- a CDS encoding DUF4012 domain-containing protein, with amino-acid sequence MGLFSRRPSGDESNDDATTSTGDNDNDERHWLRHRYVAWAGLAVLVIVIAFGCWLGFQAHAAKTALEQARNSAQQTKDALLKGNTAGASGFAADAQSHAQAARDATHSLPWNIASLVPWLGRPFKTGQQISDVVLGLTADVLKPTADAGTTVAPNQLLANGRLNVAALRNEEPALSKIAASAARLNAEAQAISDPRYLAALGEARSQLQVQTANIAQMLGNTALAARLAPSMMGADGPRTYFMGFQTNAEARGTGGLLGGFGILRFDNGRPSVDSLGPNTELNKAFTPMSLGPEFDEEFGFTEPTTDFRNSNQSSHFPYAAQIWKSMWEQQTGMNVDGAIALDPIALSYILGATGPVTMPDGETVTKDNVVELTESTVYTRFPTDQSARKEYLQGIATEVVKKVTGPVESPRKLFDALGRAVSERRISVWSSSPADQELLEETPLAHVIPDDPAPYAEVVINNLGGNKMDYYLDRQIEYVADGCDGDRRMSTVTVRLTNTLSDPSPLPEYVAGKLGFFPGLSENVPRGAMLTSVRLLATKDAQIISAVVNGKKIHVFGATERSHPSFEAQVAISPGKTAEVTFRLSEPTAPGKARVPVQPLADELTPKVSVPVCSR
- a CDS encoding polysaccharide biosynthesis tyrosine autokinase is translated as MNLQDFTKLLRARWITIAVTALVAVLAAIAYSLLTTPLYEASTRLYVSTSAGSSAVELYQGNRLSQERVASFTQLLTGQTLAQRTIDKLGVSMDAATLQKRVKATAKLDTVLIDVSVLDESPVRARDIANALSDEFVVMVGELETPKPGAAPDARVVVEQRASVPSKPVVPKTARNIAIGLALGMSLGVGLAVIREVLDNTVKSRETLEEITGVGIVGTVPIDKVRRNQPAISFDNDTSAIAEAFRKLRTNLQFLSVDNPPRVIVVTSSVPNEGKSTTAINIALALAEAEHDVVLVDGDMRRPSLDKYLNLVGQAGFSTVLSGAASLSEVLQETNFPRLTVLTSGATPPNPSELLGSMAAKNVLSELREKYDYVIVDSAPLLAVTDSALLAANADGALIMTRFGQTKREQVEHAVRNLAGVGASLLGAVVTMMPTRGGGAYSYNYSYSYRHYGESKKSERESTPDTPEKTETP